The following coding sequences lie in one Gemmatimonadota bacterium genomic window:
- a CDS encoding serine hydrolase domain-containing protein, with the protein MKMIVGVGAALGVGLLLMSQTNAPRVRSVNDRAGASVGQCAPLERRIDAALQRRFDEVVDDAASRGFAGGVAILRDGALIYDRVAGNAALDGAVPVGATTLFHVASITKYFTAALVMKAVEEGRLELDDSLGTVLSDAPGTLGPLTLADLLAHRSGLGSSYRGEQETARAEALSALGEAPPDPERAGRFRYSNDGYDLLGIVLETVYDRPYERLLAEKIFGPACLEHAAHWAEVDVRDAHVVSQPLRSLGRQITRRNYGMLSSAGLLITARDLVRYEHALEEGDVLSAEARSVLWTPRDEMSLGASTYGAFLSERPNVGRVLNARGNEDWGDNAILNHYLDRDVIVAVVTSRGPAEDSGAPYFRNELSDKIEAILFPEVGP; encoded by the coding sequence ATGAAGATGATCGTGGGTGTGGGAGCGGCGCTTGGGGTCGGGCTGCTCCTGATGAGCCAGACCAATGCACCTCGTGTCCGGTCGGTGAACGATCGAGCCGGCGCGTCGGTGGGCCAGTGTGCTCCGCTCGAACGCCGGATCGATGCAGCGCTGCAGAGGCGCTTCGACGAAGTCGTCGACGATGCGGCCTCGAGAGGCTTTGCAGGAGGGGTCGCGATCCTACGCGACGGCGCCCTGATCTACGATCGGGTGGCCGGAAACGCCGCGCTGGACGGAGCCGTCCCTGTCGGCGCGACCACTCTGTTCCACGTCGCGTCGATCACCAAGTACTTCACGGCCGCGCTGGTGATGAAGGCCGTGGAGGAGGGCCGTCTGGAGCTGGACGACTCGCTGGGGACCGTGTTGTCCGACGCTCCCGGGACGTTGGGCCCGTTGACGTTGGCCGATCTGCTGGCCCACCGCTCGGGTCTGGGTTCGTCCTACCGCGGCGAGCAGGAGACCGCCCGAGCCGAGGCACTCTCGGCCTTGGGCGAGGCGCCTCCCGATCCCGAGCGCGCCGGGCGCTTTCGCTACTCGAATGACGGGTACGACCTGCTCGGCATCGTCCTCGAAACCGTGTACGACCGTCCTTACGAGCGGCTCCTGGCAGAGAAGATCTTCGGGCCGGCCTGTCTGGAGCACGCCGCCCACTGGGCAGAAGTCGACGTCCGAGACGCCCACGTGGTCAGTCAGCCGCTCCGCTCGCTCGGGCGTCAGATCACCCGGCGCAACTACGGCATGCTCTCCTCCGCCGGGCTGCTCATCACGGCCCGGGATCTGGTCCGGTACGAGCACGCTCTGGAAGAAGGTGACGTGCTCAGCGCCGAGGCGCGCTCGGTCCTCTGGACGCCCCGTGACGAGATGTCCCTCGGCGCGTCCACCTACGGCGCCTTCCTGAGCGAACGGCCGAACGTGGGGCGCGTGCTCAACGCGCGAGGGAATGAGGACTGGGGCGACAACGCCATCCTGAACCACTACCTCGATCGGGACGTGATCGTGGCGGTCGTGACCAGTCGTGGCCCCGCCGAGGACAGCGGGGCGCCGTATTTCCGAAACGAGTTGTCGGACAAGATCGAGGCGATCCTGTTTCCCGAGGTCGGACCGTGA
- a CDS encoding arsenate reductase family protein yields MNIQIFGTKKSKETRAALRFFADRRIPVHFVDFAVKGPSKGELSRFVQKFGVTSLVDESSKRYAELGLRAAHLSDERWMDTLVEEPLLLRQPLVRNQSQLTVGDASGEWKRWVEAAKG; encoded by the coding sequence GTGAACATCCAGATCTTCGGAACCAAGAAGAGCAAGGAGACACGCGCAGCCCTTCGCTTCTTCGCGGACCGCCGCATCCCGGTCCATTTCGTGGACTTCGCGGTGAAGGGACCCTCCAAAGGCGAGCTCTCCCGCTTCGTCCAGAAGTTCGGCGTGACCTCTCTGGTGGACGAGAGCTCGAAGCGCTACGCCGAGCTCGGGCTGAGGGCGGCGCACCTGTCGGACGAGCGTTGGATGGACACGCTCGTCGAGGAACCTCTGTTGCTCAGGCAGCCGCTGGTGCGGAACCAGAGCCAACTCACTGTGGGTGACGCCAGCGGAGAGTGGAAGCGGTGGGTGGAGGCGGCCAAGGGATG